In Deltaproteobacteria bacterium, one genomic interval encodes:
- the rpmG gene encoding 50S ribosomal protein L33, producing MRDIITLACGDCKNRNYTTTKNKKTTPDRLELKKYCRHCRKHTAHKEVK from the coding sequence ATGAGAGATATTATAACATTAGCGTGCGGTGACTGTAAAAATAGAAACTATACAACTACAAAAAATAAGAAAACTACACCTGACAGGCTTGAACTTAAGAAGTATTGCAGGCATTGCAGAAAGCATACAGCGCATAAAGAGGTGAAATG